The genome window ACCATCGCCGCGCTCGACGGGGTGATCGGGAAGCGGGTGAAGTTCCAGCTGGTGGGGATCAAGCCCTTCCGCGCCTTCGATGCCGACGTGGTGGTGGCGCTGATGAAGAGCGACCTCGACGGCAAGTCGCTGATCGGCGCCGCCCTCACCTCCGACGACCCGTACCGCGCCGCGGCCGTCGCCGTGCTGAACGCCACCAACCGCGTTCTCGGCAACTACCTGTCGAACGAGGAAGATCTTTCCGCGACCAGCTCGTAGCGCCGCCGGCGGGCACCTCTGCGGCCGCAGCCGGGCGAATGAATTCGCGGCAACAACGGCCCAAAGTCCGCCTTCGCGGACTCGCGCGTCGCCATCCCCGCGTCGCGCGGAGTTCCGTGTTGCGATGAATTCTCCGGGGGAGGGGGCGAGCCAGGCGGGCAGGGTGCATCCCGCAGCCGCACCGATCTCGTCCAGCTACCTCTCCCGGTACGGGAGAGGTGGACGGCCTCGGCCGGCCGGAGAGGGCGCGATGCTGCCCGGAGCGCGCCGCCGCCAATCTCGCGCCCCTCCAAACATCACCGCGCCCGGACCTCGTCATCGAGATCCGGGCGCGATTCGTCATCCCACCGCCTGCTTGTCGTCTGTCCGCCGCCGCGGACCATCCGCAGACGGCGAATCTACCGCTTGCGCTTGCCCCAGTCGCGGAGGACGAGGCGGGCGTAGCCGTTGTCCGGGTCCTCACCGGCGCGGAGGAGCGAGTCCACGCGGTCGGGGCCGCGGTTGTAGGCCAGCAGCGCCAGCTTCAGGTTCCCGTGGTACTTGTCGATCAGCGTCTTCAGGAAGCGGAAGCCCAGCCGCAGGTTGGTGTCGCGGTCGAACAGCGCCTCGCGCTCCAGGTCCGGGCGGAAGAACCGCGCGGTCGACGGCATCAGCTGCGTGTAGCCGACCGCGCCCACCGGGCTTACCGCGTGGCGGTTGAACTCGCTCTCGGTCGCCACCAGCCCGAACGCCACCTTCGGATCGATCCCCTCCGCGTTCGCGATGTCCTCGATCCGCTCCGCCAGGTCGGCCGGGATCCCGTACAGCGAAGAGTTTGCCTGCACCCGCGTGAGCTTGTCGATCTGCGCCTTCTGCAGGTCCACCAGCCCCATGGGCCGGGCGGGGAGGGCGGCCCCCAGGTGCTGCATCCACGCCCCACCCTCGTCCATCCGCCCCTCGGCGGCCCTAACTCCAAGCAGGAACGCGATCAGCGCGAGGCTGATCCCCAAACTGGCGCTTTTGGCCGTGGCGAGCACGTCCCAGTGCCGACGTTTACGCGCTTCGATATCGGCCTGCAGCTTCAGGAGAAGCGACTGCATTCCGGTTCCTCCGGGTCAAGGTTAGCCGAACCCCAGAGGGCAAGGGCCGTGCCCGGATCACCCCTCCACCGTGCCCCCCGTCCATGTGCCGGAGCGGCCTCCCGCCTTGCCGATCAGCCGGATTCCGGAGATCTCCATCCCCCGGTCGCGGGCCTTGCACATGTCGTAGATCGTGAGCAGCGAAACCGTTACGGCGGTCAGCGCCTCCATCTCCACCCCCGTCTTTCCCTCCACTTTCGCGGTCGCCGAAACGCGGATTCCGGGGAGCGAATCGTCCGCGGAAATTTCGACTTCCACCGAGGTCAGCGGGAGGGGGTGGCAGAGGGGGATGAGGTCGGCGGTGCGCTTGGCGCCGGTGATGCCCGCAAGCTGTGCGACCAGGAGCACGTTCCCCTTCGGCGTCTCGCCGGCGGCGATAGCGGCCAGCGTCTCGGGCGACATGCGGATGCGCCCCTCCGCCACCGCCACGCGGCGGGTGACCTCCTTGCCGCCGACGTCCACCATCCGCGGCCGCCCGCTCTCGTCCAGGTGCGTGAACCCGCCGTCACTCATCGCCATCTCCCGTGGAAGTGTCTCGCGGCAAGATCCGCTGTCCCGCCGCGCGCCACAAGGAAGGGCGATCTCACGCGGAGCCGCGGAGACGCGGAGGCGTCGGCCCAGCACCTCCGTGTCTCCGCGTCTCCGCGTGAGATCCAGCGATGCGGGGAGACGCGGAAACGGCCCGATCCATCGCTGGACCGGGCCCAGGTTGCACGTGTGGTTGACGCTGCTGACTACGTTTGCTACCTTACTAGAGAATTGTCGACCCTGTGAACCATCAGGTCCGCACCCTTTGAGGGGCGGACCTTTTTTCGTCCCGCATCCAGGAGAACTTCGATGCACCGGAACTACCGCGAGATTCGAACAGCGGATGGAAACGTGTGGCGAGTTTCAGAAAGTCGGTACCATCCCGTCGAGAGCTACATCGATCCGGAGGAATTCCGCGGATTTGGACTAGCAAAAACCCGGCTGGTGTGTGTCAGCGAAGCCGGAGAGAAGCGCGCAGTACATCCACGGGGGAGGGGACGGCTTTCAGACGCGGAGCTCGCCATTTCTATCGAAAATGCGCCGGTGGAGGAGAGAAGTTCTTTAACCAAGGAGATTTTCGCAGAGTTACGCGCGTCGTTGAGATGCCGTGCCTGCTCTAACTAAGCCGCGCGGACGAGGTCCTCGCGCATGCCGCGCAGCAGGTCGGTCAGGATGAGCTGCGGGTTCACGTTGCCGGCGGCCATCTCCATCGCCTCCTGCACGCGGAGGATGGCGGAGGCCACGCCTTCGGGGCGGACGCGCGCCTTCTTCGCGATCGAATTCAGCAGCGCGACGTCGTCCGTGTAGGCGATCTGCTCGGGGGCGCCGCTGGCGACCACCATCAGGTCGCGCAGCCAGAGCGACAGCGCCTGGAGGCCCGAGGTGAACTCGCCGCGCGCGCCGGCGGGGGCGATGCCGTTGGCCGCCGCCAGCCGGTCCGCCGCGCTCTGCGCGGTCGCGGCGACCAGCAGGCTGCGCGCCGTCTCGCGCTGGCGCTGCAGGACGCCGGAGCCGCCGCTGGTGGGCAGGAGCCGCAGCGCGCGCCCGATCGCCCCCTCGGAGACGGCGGCCAGCGACTCGGCCTCGGCGGGCTTCATCCCCTTCTCCTTGGCCAGGAACGCGGCGACCTCCGCCTGCGCCAGCCGCAGCACGCGCACCGGCAGCACCCGCGAGCGGATGGTGGGGAGCAGCGCGCCGGGGTTGGACGAGGTGAGGATGAGGGTGGTGTCGGCGGGCGGCTCCTCGAGCAGCTTCAGGAAGGCGTTGGCGGCCTCGGGGCTGGACTCCTGCGGCACCATGGCCTCGGCGTCGCCAACGACGAACACCTTGCGCGTTCCCATCGCCGGGCGGACGGAGGCGAAGCGCTGGAGGTTCTGCACCATCCCCATGAAGTACGCGGGCGCCTTGTCGAACGCGGGGATGTGGAACGGGTCCGCGCGGCGCGCCGCCAGCTCGGCGCCGCGCGACTCCTCGAGCTTCTCGCGAAGCTTCTCGGGCGTGGCCGCGTCGGGGCGGGGGAGGGGGAAGAACCAGTGGAGGTCGGGGTGCTCCAGGCGCTCCACGAAGCGGCAGGCGTGGCACCGCCCGCACGCCTCACCATCCTCCAGCGGCGAGTCGCAGAAGATGAGCTGCGCCAGCCAGAGGGCCAGCCGCTCCTTCCCCACGCCGGCGGGGCCGTGGATGAGCAGCGACTGCGGCAGGTTCCCTCCCCGCAGCGCCGACCGCAGCTTCCGCCGCACGTCGTCGTGGCCGTAAACCGGAGGCAGCGCCATCAGCGCATCCCTCCGATGCCGGGGCAGGGGAGCGACAGGTGGCGGAGGTGCCGCAGAAGGAGGTGCAGAAGGGCGAATGAATTCGCGGCAACAACGGCCCGAAGTCCGCCTTCGCGGACTCGCGCGTCGCCATCTCCGTGATCGACCGGGATCCCCGTTTCCAAGCCGATCCCGGGAGCCAAGCACGCAGTGCTCCCCCTCTCCCGCGGAGCGGGGGAGGGGGTCGGGGGGAGGGGGCCAGCCAGGCGGGCAGGATGCATCTCCCCCCGCACGGCAATCGCCTCGCAAACCATCACCGTCTCTCGATCGATCCCTGTCTGCCGATCCATCACTGTCTCTCGACCCATCGATCCGGCGCGATCCATCACCGCCCGCGCAGCCAGGCCAGCGGGTCCACCGCCTCGCCGCCGGGGGTGCGGATCTGGAACTCCACGTGGGCGCCCTCGGGGGTGCCTTCGCCGCCCACGGTGCCGACCACCTGGCCCTTGGCGACCGTGGCGCCGGGCTGCACCTGGATGTCCTTCAGGTAGAGATAGAGCGAGTAGTAGCCGCCGCCGTGGCTGATGACCACCGTGGGGCCGTATCCCTCGAACGGCGCCGCCATCTCCACCTTGCCGCCCTCCACCGCGCGCACCGGGCTCCCCGCCGCCGCGCCGATGCCGATGCCGTTGTAGCGGATCGCGGTCCCGTTCGTCTGCAGCGCGCGGCCGAAGCGGTACACCACGTTCCCCTGCACGGGCCACCCCAGGTTGCCCATGCTCGACGTGGTCATCGTCGGCGCGGCACGGGGAGCGACGGGCGTCGGAGTCGCGGGCGCGGGGCGGCCGGCGGCGCGCGCGGCCACGCGGTCGCGCTCGGCGGCGGCCAGTCGGTCGCGCTCGCGGCGCTCGTCCTCGCGGCGGCGGGCCTCCAGCGTGGCCATCAGGCTGGTCAGCCGCCGCTCGTCGCGCAGCAGCTCGTCGATGCGCTGCACCGTGGTGCGCTCGTGCGAGCGCAGCGACGACAGCGTGCTGGTGCGCTGCGCCGCCATGTTCCCCAGCTGCGCGTTCTCCGTCTCCCGCTCGTTCTGCAGGTAGGTCAGGTCGGTGTAGCTCCGCCGCAGCTCCTGCTCGCGCAGCTCCAGCTGGTGCTGCAGCTCGCCCACGTCGCCCACCAGCGTGCGGTCGCGCCGGGCGACCAGGTACAGGTACTTGTAGCGGTTCAGCAGGTCGGCGAACGAGTTCGCGGTCAGCAGCGCCTCCTCCGTCTGCATCGGCCCGCGCTTGTAGATGTCGCGCAGGCGCCGGTTCAGCAGCGCCTTCTTCTGCGCCAGCTCGTCCTGCGTGCGCAGCAGCTCCTCGGTCGTCTCCTCGATCTTCCGCTGCGTCTCGCCCATCTGGAAGCTGAGCTCGCGCAGCAGCGCCGCGCTCACCTCGCGCTGGCGCTGGATGTTGCGGATCTCGCTGGTCACGTCGTGCACGCGGCTGCGGATCCCCGACAGCTCGCCGCGCAGCTGCGAGCGCTCGGCGCGGATTTCCTGCAGCCGCCGCTGGCTCTCGGTGAGCTGCTGCGCCGCCGGCCGCGTGCGCCCGCCCTGCTGCGCGATGGCCGCCAGCGGCAGCGCCAGGGCCAGCCCGGCCGCGGCGAAGGTGCGGACCCGCCGGCGCACGGTCAGACCGCCTCCAGGTGGCGGCGCACCGCCACCATGCTGCTCAGGAAGCCGAACACGGTGCCGATCAGCACCACGCCGATCATCCACTGCGCGGGGATGAACTCGATGCGGAACATGGTCGCGCTGAGGATGCGGTAGGCGCCCCAGGTGAGCGCCGCGGCCAGCACGCCGCCCATCAGCCCCGTCATCAGCCCCTCCAGGATGAACGGGCGCTGCACGAAGCCGTCGGTGGCGCCCACCAGCCGCATGATGCTGATCTCCTCGCGCCGCGCGAACACGGCGATGCGCACCGCGGTGGCGATGATGATGGCGGCCACCAGGGCGAAGGCGATGCCGATCACCGACGCGGCGCCGCCCGCCAGGCGGCGGAGGAGGAAGATGCGGTCCAGCCAGTCGCGCCCGTAGCGCACGTCCTCCACGAACCCGTACGCCTGCACGCGGTCGGCGATGCGCTTCACCGCGTCGGGGTTGCGCGAGCCCGGCTTCATCCGGATCTCCAGCGACGCCGGGAGCGGGTTGTTGTCCAGGTCGCTGAAGACGTCCTTGAACTCCTGCATGTCGGCCATGGCGTTGGCCAGCGCCTCGGTCTTGGAGACGTAGCGCAGCTCCATCACCCCCGGCAGCGCGCGGACTTCCTGCTGGGCGAGATCCAGCTGCGCGGGCGTGGTGCTGTCGTCCAGGTACGCCACGATCTCCACCTTCTCCTCCACCTTCTCGATCGCCCGCCCGATGTTCCAGGCGGTCAGTCCGAACAGGCCGATGACGAAGAGGGAGAAGCCGATGGCGACGACGGAAAGGAAGGCCAGCAGCGGGCTGCGGCGGAAGGCGGCCAGCGCCTCGCGAAGGGAGTACGGCATGGGTCAGCTCCCCCGCGGGTCGAAGATGTCGATGGCGATCTGCCCGTCACCCGACGCCGCGGTCGCCGGCGCGGCGGCGGGCGAGGCGGCGATCGGGGGCGGAGCGGCGGTCTCGCGCTGCGGGGCGGGCGCGGCGGCCTTGCTGTCGTACACGACCTGCCCCTGCGCCAGCTCGATCACCCGGTACTCGGGGTGCGCGCGGACCAGGTCCAGGTCGTGGGTGGCCATCAGCACCGTCATCCCCAGCGCGTTGATCTCGCGGAAGAGCTCGAAGATCCCCCGCGCGGCCCACTCGTCCAGGTTCCCGGTGGGCTCGTCGGCCAGCAGCACCAGCGGCTCGTTGGCCAGCGCGCGCGCGACCGCCACGCGCTGCCGCTCGCCGCCCGACAGCTCGTCGGGGAACGACTGCGCCTTGTGGCTCAGCCCCACCTGCGTGAGCACGCGGTTCACGCGCTGCGAGATGGCCGAGCGCTTCACGCCGGTGACCTCCAGCGCGAAGGCCACGTTCTCCTCGGCGGTGCGGTCGCGCAGCAGGCGGAAGTCCTGGAAGACGACGCCCAGCTTGCGGCGCAGGAAGGGGATCTCGCGGCGGCGGATGGTCTTCGACGAGAACCCCGAGACGCGCACCTCGCCCGAGTTGGGGACGTCGGCCATCTGGATCAGCCGCAGGATGGTGCTCTTCCCGGCGCCCGAATGCCCGGTGAGGAACACCAGCTCCCCCTTCTGGACGTGGAACGACACGTCCTTGAGCGCCGCGCCGGAGCGGGGGTACTCCTTGTAGACCGACGTGAGCTTGATCACGCTGTGATACTGCGGGGGAGGGAACGGCCGATGTGGTGGAATGGGCGAAACTTAATGGCGTTCGCGCGGGGTGTCAAAGTGCGCGTGCGATATCACCGCCCAACTGCTACGATCGGATGGCGGAAGCCGGACACTATCGCGGCAAGGTGAGTCTCGCGCCGCCCTCACCCCGCGCCGGAGGGCGCCACCCTCTCCCGTCCCGGGAGAGGGTGGCTTTCCAGCATCCGCGCGCCCTGCAAAGCCAGGTCGCACCGATGCTTTCTTACCGCGCCGATGCCCATCGAGCTACCTCTCCCGGTACGGGAGAGGTGGACGGCCTAAGCCGGCCGGAGAGGGCGCGATGCGGCGGACGAGCGCCGAACCGCGTCTCGCATCAGGAGAAGATGAAGACGGAGATAGAGATGGAGACTCGGAGATGGAGATTCGGAGCTG of Longimicrobium sp. contains these proteins:
- a CDS encoding lytic transglycosylase domain-containing protein, with amino-acid sequence MQSLLLKLQADIEARKRRHWDVLATAKSASLGISLALIAFLLGVRAAEGRMDEGGAWMQHLGAALPARPMGLVDLQKAQIDKLTRVQANSSLYGIPADLAERIEDIANAEGIDPKVAFGLVATESEFNRHAVSPVGAVGYTQLMPSTARFFRPDLEREALFDRDTNLRLGFRFLKTLIDKYHGNLKLALLAYNRGPDRVDSLLRAGEDPDNGYARLVLRDWGKRKR
- the moaC gene encoding cyclic pyranopterin monophosphate synthase MoaC; protein product: MSDGGFTHLDESGRPRMVDVGGKEVTRRVAVAEGRIRMSPETLAAIAAGETPKGNVLLVAQLAGITGAKRTADLIPLCHPLPLTSVEVEISADDSLPGIRVSATAKVEGKTGVEMEALTAVTVSLLTIYDMCKARDRGMEISGIRLIGKAGGRSGTWTGGTVEG
- a CDS encoding ATP-binding protein, with the translated sequence MALPPVYGHDDVRRKLRSALRGGNLPQSLLIHGPAGVGKERLALWLAQLIFCDSPLEDGEACGRCHACRFVERLEHPDLHWFFPLPRPDAATPEKLREKLEESRGAELAARRADPFHIPAFDKAPAYFMGMVQNLQRFASVRPAMGTRKVFVVGDAEAMVPQESSPEAANAFLKLLEEPPADTTLILTSSNPGALLPTIRSRVLPVRVLRLAQAEVAAFLAKEKGMKPAEAESLAAVSEGAIGRALRLLPTSGGSGVLQRQRETARSLLVAATAQSAADRLAAANGIAPAGARGEFTSGLQALSLWLRDLMVVASGAPEQIAYTDDVALLNSIAKKARVRPEGVASAILRVQEAMEMAAGNVNPQLILTDLLRGMREDLVRAA
- a CDS encoding murein hydrolase activator EnvC family protein — translated: MRRRVRTFAAAGLALALPLAAIAQQGGRTRPAAQQLTESQRRLQEIRAERSQLRGELSGIRSRVHDVTSEIRNIQRQREVSAALLRELSFQMGETQRKIEETTEELLRTQDELAQKKALLNRRLRDIYKRGPMQTEEALLTANSFADLLNRYKYLYLVARRDRTLVGDVGELQHQLELREQELRRSYTDLTYLQNERETENAQLGNMAAQRTSTLSSLRSHERTTVQRIDELLRDERRLTSLMATLEARRREDERRERDRLAAAERDRVAARAAGRPAPATPTPVAPRAAPTMTTSSMGNLGWPVQGNVVYRFGRALQTNGTAIRYNGIGIGAAAGSPVRAVEGGKVEMAAPFEGYGPTVVISHGGGYYSLYLYLKDIQVQPGATVAKGQVVGTVGGEGTPEGAHVEFQIRTPGGEAVDPLAWLRGR
- a CDS encoding cell division protein FtsX, whose protein sequence is MPYSLREALAAFRRSPLLAFLSVVAIGFSLFVIGLFGLTAWNIGRAIEKVEEKVEIVAYLDDSTTPAQLDLAQQEVRALPGVMELRYVSKTEALANAMADMQEFKDVFSDLDNNPLPASLEIRMKPGSRNPDAVKRIADRVQAYGFVEDVRYGRDWLDRIFLLRRLAGGAASVIGIAFALVAAIIIATAVRIAVFARREEISIMRLVGATDGFVQRPFILEGLMTGLMGGVLAAALTWGAYRILSATMFRIEFIPAQWMIGVVLIGTVFGFLSSMVAVRRHLEAV